In the Candidatus Binatia bacterium genome, one interval contains:
- a CDS encoding TlpA family protein disulfide reductase, with product MKQRILLPVFVAGALLFALVLVLQSQRRERARFAAPSFQVQTLDGRTVRLEDYRGRVLFLNFWATWCPPCREEMPSMQRVHQRFAQRPFAMLAISQDASPEPVRAFANSLRLSFPIGLDPKGELPERYGVTGFPETFIIDPEGKVVRHVVGPLEWDDPEAIAYLEEVIASAERAPQDGAGRR from the coding sequence ATGAAGCAGCGGATCCTTTTGCCGGTGTTCGTGGCCGGGGCGTTGTTGTTTGCCCTGGTCCTCGTCTTGCAAAGCCAGCGTCGGGAGCGGGCTCGTTTTGCAGCACCCTCCTTTCAGGTGCAGACGCTCGACGGCCGCACTGTACGGCTGGAGGACTACCGCGGACGAGTGTTGTTTCTAAATTTCTGGGCAACTTGGTGCCCCCCGTGTCGGGAAGAGATGCCGTCGATGCAGCGCGTGCATCAACGCTTCGCGCAACGCCCATTTGCAATGCTGGCCATCAGCCAAGACGCCTCGCCGGAACCAGTGCGGGCTTTCGCGAACAGTTTACGCCTGAGCTTTCCGATCGGCCTGGATCCGAAGGGGGAACTGCCGGAACGCTACGGTGTGACCGGCTTTCCTGAAACCTTCATCATCGACCCGGAGGGCAAAGTCGTCCGCCACGTCGTTGGCCCGCTCGAGTGGGACGATCCCGAGGCGATCGCTTACCTGGAGGAGGTGATTGCCTCGGCCGAGCGCGCGCCCCAGGACGGGGCGGGCAGGCGTTAA